One stretch of Anas acuta chromosome W, bAnaAcu1.1, whole genome shotgun sequence DNA includes these proteins:
- the LOC137847090 gene encoding ATPase family AAA domain-containing protein 2-like isoform X3: protein MQIDSAIGFENVGDLSEHIAALKEMVIFPLLYPEVFQRFNIQSPRGCLFYGPPGTGKTLVARALANEYSRSDRKITFFMRSASDCMRKYVGESERQLRVLFEQAYQMRPSIIFFDEIDGLAPVRSSKQDHIHSSIVSTLPTLLDGTVNRGEIVVIGATNRLDSIDPALRRPGRFDREFLFNLPNKEARKEIFKIHTRDWTPKPPDMLLDELAEKCIGYCGADIKSLCTEAALCSLRRCYPQIYASREKLQLDVNSIKIKAKDFFMAPKKVVPASNRIEASPVQALSPIFKPLFKRSVANILQVVHKIFPQAQLVLKEDRQQDHLNPILQDGMFDSDDDASLVSGDEFKDGMPDGPEKKLLCFSRSAFCEPTSCRPCLLIVGKEGYGQVSYVAPAVLHALEKFPVHTLDLSVLLTNVAPPEEICGQLIRNAQKTAPSIIYVPDTHLWWYNAGPALKLTFLTLLRNIPAFSPVLLLATSDVRHSDLPEEIQKLFNKEFGEVCNIEVPGRAERAAFFEDLILNQVGKPPVKKTVDQTLEVLPVAPAAEPQKPQEEEVGMLEEEEEDTLRELRIFLRDITHRLATDRRFREFAKPVDPQKVPDYATRIKEPMDLSTVLTQIDSRQYLTAGDYLKDIDLICNNALEYYPDQRSTDCHRAYVLQNTAYSMVRNEMDTEFGRLCEQIKESREKRGRTSPAWSPWDDSKSPQQNPATEDDKPEEESNENEEMTAAPVDASTPISNGASERKRRRNNCARAAAKRSSQFDKENRVPTDDQNNSDEEEFVDKHVSDICQVKLNTEKESAKLCGYSTPRWGTITNGNPSSNDSWAFQAVTPERSWEEDQQQISDENPVQVPTETDYIVIVDRYELKKLLCFVTKITKGFDVYHLEKVYGVINQCIYNHREDYDKTDLVEIWPRPIEPEENAFTIFSARFINKFLAIIGLPYLEYFTRLIVPHNVY, encoded by the exons ATGCAAATAGATAGTGCG ATTGGATTTGAGAACGTGGGTGATCTTTCCGAACACATCGCAGCTTTGAAAGAGATGgtgatttttcccctcctgtatCCAGAAGTTTTTCAGCGGTTCAATATTCAGTCCCCCAG AGGCTGTCTATTTTATGGCCCCCCAGGAACAGGGAAGACACTAGTTGCTCGTGCACTTGCCAATGAATATAGCCgaagtgacagaaaaataacattttttatgaGAAGTGCTTCGGACTGCATGAGAAAATACGTGGGGGAATCAGAACGCCAACTTCGTGTGTTATTTGAACAG GCCTATCAGATGCGAccttcaattattttctttgacgAGATAGATGGTCTCGCTCCTGTGCGCTCCAGTAAACAAGACCACATTCATAG ttCCATTGTTTCAACTCTTCCGACGCTTCTAGACGGCACTGTTAACAGAGGGGAGATCGTGGTAATTGGAGCTACCAACAGACTGGATTCTATAGATCCTGCTTTACGAAGACCAGGACGCTTTGACAGAGAGTTCCTCTTCAACTTGCCAAATAAAGAG gctagaaaagaaattttcaagattCATACTCGTGACTGGACCCCTAAGCCACCGGACATGTTGCTTGATGAACTAGCTGAGAAATGCATTG gatACTGTGGTGCAGATATCAAATCCCTGTGTACTgaagctgctctgtgctctctACGTCGATGCTATCCTCAGATTTATGCAAGTAGGGAGAAATTGCAACTAGACGttaattctattaaaataaaagcaaaggactTTTTCATGGCTCCGAAGAAGGTTGTTCCGGCATCAAACAGGATCGAGGCTTCACCCGTACAAGCACTATCACCCATTTTCAAGccactttttaaaagatcagtAGCGAATATTTTACAAGTTGTGCATAAGATCTTCCCGCAGGCACAGCTAGTGCTAAAGGAGGACCGACAGCAAG ACCATTTAAATCCTATTTTACAAGATGGTATGTTCGACAGTGATGACGATGCATCCTTGGTTTCTGGAGATGAATTCAAAGATGGAATGCCTGACGGACCAGAGAAAAAACTCCTCTGTTTCAGCAG GAGTGCTTTCTGCGAACCAACATCATGCCGGCCCTGTCTGCTAATAGTAGGAAAAGAAGGGTACGGCCAGGTTTCTTACGTGGCACCAGCGGTGTTGCACGCTTTGGAGAAGTTTCCCGTTCACACCCTGgacctttctgttctgcttacaAACGTTGCACCGCCAGAAGAAATCTGCGGACAg CTGATCCGAAATGCTCAGAAGACAGCACCAAGCATAATTTATGTCCCAGATACCCATTTATGGTGGTACAACGCTGGACCTGCCTTGAAACTTACTTTTCTAACTCTGCTACGTAATATTCCAGCATTTTCGCCAGTTTTGCTGCTTGCTACGTCTGATGTACGTCACTCAGATCTCCCAGAAGAG atccaaaaattatttaataaggaATTTGGAGAAGTGTGCAATATTGAGGTGCCTGGTAGGGCAGAGAGAGCAGCTTTTTTTGAGGACCTAATTCTAAATCAAGTGGGTAAGCctcctgtaaagaaaacag TTGATCAGACATTGGAAGTCCTGCCTGTagcaccagcagctgagccTCAGAAGCCACAAGAGGAAGAAGtagggatgctggaggaggaagaggaggatacCTTGCGTGAACTTAGAATTTTCTTGAGGGACATTACTCACAGACTTGCCACTGACAGACGTTTCAGGGAATTTGCAAAGCCCGTTGACCCACAGAAG GTACCTGACTATGCCACAAGGATTAAAGAGCCGATGGATCTTTCAACAGTTCTGACTCAAATTGACTCACGCCAGTACCTCACTGCAGGAGACTATCTGAAGGACATCGATCTAATCTGTAACAATGCCTTAGAGTACTACCCGGATCAAAGATCTACAG ATTGTCACAGAGCCTATGTTTTGCAAAACACTGCATATTCAATGGTGAGGAACGAAATGGATACAGAGTTTGGACGACTTTGTGAACAAATTAAAGAATCTCGTGAGAAAAGAG GTCGCACCTCTCCAGCGTGGTCTCCATGGGACGACTCCAAGTCACCACAGCAGAACCCTGCTACTGAAGATGACAAACCAGAGGAAGAGAGTAATGAAAATGAGGAGATGACAGCGGCACCTGTAGATGCCAGTACACCCATTTCTAATG GTGCGTCAGAAAGAAAGCGCAGAAGGAACAACTGTGCGCGTGCTGCAGCAAAGAGGAGTTCTCAATTCGATAAAGAGAACAGAGTACCAACAGATGACCAAAACAATAGTGATGAAGAAGAGTTTGTGGACAAACATGTTTCTGACATATGTCAAGTTAAACTtaacactgaaaaggaaagtgCTAAGCTTTGTGGATATTCAACACCAAGATGGGGAACTATAACTAATGGAAATCCAAGTTCAAATG ATTCCTGGGCATTTCAAGCAGTGACTCCTGAACGTTCTTGGGAAGAAGACCAGCAACAGATAAGTGATGAGAACCCTGTACAAGTTCCTACAGAGACAGACTACATAGTTATCGTGGATCGCTATGAGCTCAAA AAACTGTTATGCTTTGTCACTAAGATAACGAAGGGATTTGACGTTTATCACCTGGAAAAAGTATATGGCGTCATTAATCAGTGTATTTACAACCATAGAGAAGACTACGACAAAACCGATTTGGTGGAG ATTTGGCCAAGGCCAATTGAACCAGAAGAGAATGCTTTCACAATATTCTCTGCAAGATTTATAAACAAGTTTTTAGCAATTATTGGACTCCCATATCTAGAATATTTCACCCGACTCATTGTTCCACACAATGTATACTAA
- the LOC137847090 gene encoding ATPase family AAA domain-containing protein 2-like isoform X9, with amino-acid sequence MQIDSAIGFENVGDLSEHIAALKEMVIFPLLYPEVFQRFNIQSPRGCLFYGPPGTGKTLVARALANEYSRSDRKITFFMRSASDCMRKYVGESERQLRVLFEQAYQMRPSIIFFDEIDGLAPVRSSKQDHIHSSIVSTLPTLLDGTVNRGEIVVIGATNRLDSIDPALRRPGRFDREFLFNLPNKEARKEIFKIHTRDWTPKPPDMLLDELAEKCIGYCGADIKSLCTEAALCSLRRCYPQIYASREKLQLDVNSIKIKAKDFFMAPKKVVPASNRIEASPVQALSPIFKPLFKRSVANILQVVHKIFPQAQLVLKEDRQQDHLNPILQDGMFDSDDDASLVSGDEFKDGMPDGPEKKLLCFSRSAFCEPTSCRPCLLIVGKEGYGQVSYVAPAVLHALEKFPVHTLDLSVLLTNVAPPEEICGQLIRNAQKTAPSIIYVPDTHLWWYNAGPALKLTFLTLLRNIPAFSPVLLLATSDVRHSDLPEEVPDYATRIKEPMDLSTVLTQIDSRQYLTAGDYLKDIDLICNNALEYYPDQRSTDCHRAYVLQNTAYSMVRNEMDTEFGRLCEQIKESREKRGRTSPAWSPWDDSKSPQQNPATEDDKPEEESNENEEMTAAPVDASTPISNGASERKRRRNNCARAAAKRSSQFDKENRVPTDDQNNSDEEEFVDKHVSDICQVKLNTEKESAKLCGYSTPRWGTITNGNPSSNDSWAFQAVTPERSWEEDQQQISDENPVQVPTETDYIVIVDRYELKKLLCFVTKITKGFDVYHLEKVYGVINQCIYNHREDYDKTDLVEVTFVLNSSTFCHCYAVFVCSGISWLFSIALYCLGVCAQTTTTVRLLPFSLEDVYPSCKTIVIFGIIVGSFCRKKLELEDNGSTHTALSKQLTLICQ; translated from the exons ATGCAAATAGATAGTGCG ATTGGATTTGAGAACGTGGGTGATCTTTCCGAACACATCGCAGCTTTGAAAGAGATGgtgatttttcccctcctgtatCCAGAAGTTTTTCAGCGGTTCAATATTCAGTCCCCCAG AGGCTGTCTATTTTATGGCCCCCCAGGAACAGGGAAGACACTAGTTGCTCGTGCACTTGCCAATGAATATAGCCgaagtgacagaaaaataacattttttatgaGAAGTGCTTCGGACTGCATGAGAAAATACGTGGGGGAATCAGAACGCCAACTTCGTGTGTTATTTGAACAG GCCTATCAGATGCGAccttcaattattttctttgacgAGATAGATGGTCTCGCTCCTGTGCGCTCCAGTAAACAAGACCACATTCATAG ttCCATTGTTTCAACTCTTCCGACGCTTCTAGACGGCACTGTTAACAGAGGGGAGATCGTGGTAATTGGAGCTACCAACAGACTGGATTCTATAGATCCTGCTTTACGAAGACCAGGACGCTTTGACAGAGAGTTCCTCTTCAACTTGCCAAATAAAGAG gctagaaaagaaattttcaagattCATACTCGTGACTGGACCCCTAAGCCACCGGACATGTTGCTTGATGAACTAGCTGAGAAATGCATTG gatACTGTGGTGCAGATATCAAATCCCTGTGTACTgaagctgctctgtgctctctACGTCGATGCTATCCTCAGATTTATGCAAGTAGGGAGAAATTGCAACTAGACGttaattctattaaaataaaagcaaaggactTTTTCATGGCTCCGAAGAAGGTTGTTCCGGCATCAAACAGGATCGAGGCTTCACCCGTACAAGCACTATCACCCATTTTCAAGccactttttaaaagatcagtAGCGAATATTTTACAAGTTGTGCATAAGATCTTCCCGCAGGCACAGCTAGTGCTAAAGGAGGACCGACAGCAAG ACCATTTAAATCCTATTTTACAAGATGGTATGTTCGACAGTGATGACGATGCATCCTTGGTTTCTGGAGATGAATTCAAAGATGGAATGCCTGACGGACCAGAGAAAAAACTCCTCTGTTTCAGCAG GAGTGCTTTCTGCGAACCAACATCATGCCGGCCCTGTCTGCTAATAGTAGGAAAAGAAGGGTACGGCCAGGTTTCTTACGTGGCACCAGCGGTGTTGCACGCTTTGGAGAAGTTTCCCGTTCACACCCTGgacctttctgttctgcttacaAACGTTGCACCGCCAGAAGAAATCTGCGGACAg CTGATCCGAAATGCTCAGAAGACAGCACCAAGCATAATTTATGTCCCAGATACCCATTTATGGTGGTACAACGCTGGACCTGCCTTGAAACTTACTTTTCTAACTCTGCTACGTAATATTCCAGCATTTTCGCCAGTTTTGCTGCTTGCTACGTCTGATGTACGTCACTCAGATCTCCCAGAAGAG GTACCTGACTATGCCACAAGGATTAAAGAGCCGATGGATCTTTCAACAGTTCTGACTCAAATTGACTCACGCCAGTACCTCACTGCAGGAGACTATCTGAAGGACATCGATCTAATCTGTAACAATGCCTTAGAGTACTACCCGGATCAAAGATCTACAG ATTGTCACAGAGCCTATGTTTTGCAAAACACTGCATATTCAATGGTGAGGAACGAAATGGATACAGAGTTTGGACGACTTTGTGAACAAATTAAAGAATCTCGTGAGAAAAGAG GTCGCACCTCTCCAGCGTGGTCTCCATGGGACGACTCCAAGTCACCACAGCAGAACCCTGCTACTGAAGATGACAAACCAGAGGAAGAGAGTAATGAAAATGAGGAGATGACAGCGGCACCTGTAGATGCCAGTACACCCATTTCTAATG GTGCGTCAGAAAGAAAGCGCAGAAGGAACAACTGTGCGCGTGCTGCAGCAAAGAGGAGTTCTCAATTCGATAAAGAGAACAGAGTACCAACAGATGACCAAAACAATAGTGATGAAGAAGAGTTTGTGGACAAACATGTTTCTGACATATGTCAAGTTAAACTtaacactgaaaaggaaagtgCTAAGCTTTGTGGATATTCAACACCAAGATGGGGAACTATAACTAATGGAAATCCAAGTTCAAATG ATTCCTGGGCATTTCAAGCAGTGACTCCTGAACGTTCTTGGGAAGAAGACCAGCAACAGATAAGTGATGAGAACCCTGTACAAGTTCCTACAGAGACAGACTACATAGTTATCGTGGATCGCTATGAGCTCAAA AAACTGTTATGCTTTGTCACTAAGATAACGAAGGGATTTGACGTTTATCACCTGGAAAAAGTATATGGCGTCATTAATCAGTGTATTTACAACCATAGAGAAGACTACGACAAAACCGATTTGGTGGAGGtaacttttgttttgaattctagCACTTTCTGTCACTGTTACGCAGTATTTGTGTGTTCTGGGATATCGTGGTTGTTTAGCATTGCTCTTTACTGCTTAGGTGTCTGTGCacagacaacaacaacagtaCGACTTCTCCCTTTCAGTCTGGAAGACGTTTATCCATCTTGCAAAACCATTGTTATATTTGGCATAATTGTTGgcagtttctgcaggaaaaagcttGAACTTGAAGACAATGGGTCCACCCACACAGCCCTTTCAAAGCAGTTAACTTTAATCTGTCAGTAG
- the LOC137847090 gene encoding ATPase family AAA domain-containing protein 2-like isoform X11: protein MQIDSAIGFENVGDLSEHIAALKEMVIFPLLYPEVFQRFNIQSPRGCLFYGPPGTGKTLVARALANEYSRSDRKITFFMRSASDCMRKYVGESERQLRVLFEQAYQMRPSIIFFDEIDGLAPVRSSKQDHIHSSIVSTLPTLLDGTVNRGEIVVIGATNRLDSIDPALRRPGRFDREFLFNLPNKEARKEIFKIHTRDWTPKPPDMLLDELAEKCIGYCGADIKSLCTEAALCSLRRCYPQIYASREKLQLDVNSIKIKAKDFFMAPKKVVPASNRIEASPVQALSPIFKPLFKRSVANILQVVHKIFPQAQLVLKEDRQQDHLNPILQDGMFDSDDDASLVSGDEFKDGMPDGPEKKLLCFSRSAFCEPTSCRPCLLIVGKEGYGQVSYVAPAVLHALEKFPVHTLDLSVLLTNVAPPEEICGQVPDYATRIKEPMDLSTVLTQIDSRQYLTAGDYLKDIDLICNNALEYYPDQRSTDCHRAYVLQNTAYSMVRNEMDTEFGRLCEQIKESREKRGRTSPAWSPWDDSKSPQQNPATEDDKPEEESNENEEMTAAPVDASTPISNGASERKRRRNNCARAAAKRSSQFDKENRVPTDDQNNSDEEEFVDKHVSDICQVKLNTEKESAKLCGYSTPRWGTITNGNPSSNDSWAFQAVTPERSWEEDQQQISDENPVQVPTETDYIVIVDRYELKKLLCFVTKITKGFDVYHLEKVYGVINQCIYNHREDYDKTDLVEVTFVLNSSTFCHCYAVFVCSGISWLFSIALYCLGVCAQTTTTVRLLPFSLEDVYPSCKTIVIFGIIVGSFCRKKLELEDNGSTHTALSKQLTLICQ from the exons ATGCAAATAGATAGTGCG ATTGGATTTGAGAACGTGGGTGATCTTTCCGAACACATCGCAGCTTTGAAAGAGATGgtgatttttcccctcctgtatCCAGAAGTTTTTCAGCGGTTCAATATTCAGTCCCCCAG AGGCTGTCTATTTTATGGCCCCCCAGGAACAGGGAAGACACTAGTTGCTCGTGCACTTGCCAATGAATATAGCCgaagtgacagaaaaataacattttttatgaGAAGTGCTTCGGACTGCATGAGAAAATACGTGGGGGAATCAGAACGCCAACTTCGTGTGTTATTTGAACAG GCCTATCAGATGCGAccttcaattattttctttgacgAGATAGATGGTCTCGCTCCTGTGCGCTCCAGTAAACAAGACCACATTCATAG ttCCATTGTTTCAACTCTTCCGACGCTTCTAGACGGCACTGTTAACAGAGGGGAGATCGTGGTAATTGGAGCTACCAACAGACTGGATTCTATAGATCCTGCTTTACGAAGACCAGGACGCTTTGACAGAGAGTTCCTCTTCAACTTGCCAAATAAAGAG gctagaaaagaaattttcaagattCATACTCGTGACTGGACCCCTAAGCCACCGGACATGTTGCTTGATGAACTAGCTGAGAAATGCATTG gatACTGTGGTGCAGATATCAAATCCCTGTGTACTgaagctgctctgtgctctctACGTCGATGCTATCCTCAGATTTATGCAAGTAGGGAGAAATTGCAACTAGACGttaattctattaaaataaaagcaaaggactTTTTCATGGCTCCGAAGAAGGTTGTTCCGGCATCAAACAGGATCGAGGCTTCACCCGTACAAGCACTATCACCCATTTTCAAGccactttttaaaagatcagtAGCGAATATTTTACAAGTTGTGCATAAGATCTTCCCGCAGGCACAGCTAGTGCTAAAGGAGGACCGACAGCAAG ACCATTTAAATCCTATTTTACAAGATGGTATGTTCGACAGTGATGACGATGCATCCTTGGTTTCTGGAGATGAATTCAAAGATGGAATGCCTGACGGACCAGAGAAAAAACTCCTCTGTTTCAGCAG GAGTGCTTTCTGCGAACCAACATCATGCCGGCCCTGTCTGCTAATAGTAGGAAAAGAAGGGTACGGCCAGGTTTCTTACGTGGCACCAGCGGTGTTGCACGCTTTGGAGAAGTTTCCCGTTCACACCCTGgacctttctgttctgcttacaAACGTTGCACCGCCAGAAGAAATCTGCGGACAg GTACCTGACTATGCCACAAGGATTAAAGAGCCGATGGATCTTTCAACAGTTCTGACTCAAATTGACTCACGCCAGTACCTCACTGCAGGAGACTATCTGAAGGACATCGATCTAATCTGTAACAATGCCTTAGAGTACTACCCGGATCAAAGATCTACAG ATTGTCACAGAGCCTATGTTTTGCAAAACACTGCATATTCAATGGTGAGGAACGAAATGGATACAGAGTTTGGACGACTTTGTGAACAAATTAAAGAATCTCGTGAGAAAAGAG GTCGCACCTCTCCAGCGTGGTCTCCATGGGACGACTCCAAGTCACCACAGCAGAACCCTGCTACTGAAGATGACAAACCAGAGGAAGAGAGTAATGAAAATGAGGAGATGACAGCGGCACCTGTAGATGCCAGTACACCCATTTCTAATG GTGCGTCAGAAAGAAAGCGCAGAAGGAACAACTGTGCGCGTGCTGCAGCAAAGAGGAGTTCTCAATTCGATAAAGAGAACAGAGTACCAACAGATGACCAAAACAATAGTGATGAAGAAGAGTTTGTGGACAAACATGTTTCTGACATATGTCAAGTTAAACTtaacactgaaaaggaaagtgCTAAGCTTTGTGGATATTCAACACCAAGATGGGGAACTATAACTAATGGAAATCCAAGTTCAAATG ATTCCTGGGCATTTCAAGCAGTGACTCCTGAACGTTCTTGGGAAGAAGACCAGCAACAGATAAGTGATGAGAACCCTGTACAAGTTCCTACAGAGACAGACTACATAGTTATCGTGGATCGCTATGAGCTCAAA AAACTGTTATGCTTTGTCACTAAGATAACGAAGGGATTTGACGTTTATCACCTGGAAAAAGTATATGGCGTCATTAATCAGTGTATTTACAACCATAGAGAAGACTACGACAAAACCGATTTGGTGGAGGtaacttttgttttgaattctagCACTTTCTGTCACTGTTACGCAGTATTTGTGTGTTCTGGGATATCGTGGTTGTTTAGCATTGCTCTTTACTGCTTAGGTGTCTGTGCacagacaacaacaacagtaCGACTTCTCCCTTTCAGTCTGGAAGACGTTTATCCATCTTGCAAAACCATTGTTATATTTGGCATAATTGTTGgcagtttctgcaggaaaaagcttGAACTTGAAGACAATGGGTCCACCCACACAGCCCTTTCAAAGCAGTTAACTTTAATCTGTCAGTAG
- the LOC137847090 gene encoding ATPase family AAA domain-containing protein 2-like isoform X2 has translation MVIFPLLYPEVFQRFNIQSPRGCLFYGPPGTGKTLVARALANEYSRSDRKITFFMRSASDCMRKYVGESERQLRVLFEQAYQMRPSIIFFDEIDGLAPVRSSKQDHIHSSIVSTLPTLLDGTVNRGEIVVIGATNRLDSIDPALRRPGRFDREFLFNLPNKEARKEIFKIHTRDWTPKPPDMLLDELAEKCIGYCGADIKSLCTEAALCSLRRCYPQIYASREKLQLDVNSIKIKAKDFFMAPKKVVPASNRIEASPVQALSPIFKPLFKRSVANILQVVHKIFPQAQLVLKEDRQQDHLNPILQDGMFDSDDDASLVSGDEFKDGMPDGPEKKLLCFSRSAFCEPTSCRPCLLIVGKEGYGQVSYVAPAVLHALEKFPVHTLDLSVLLTNVAPPEEICGQLIRNAQKTAPSIIYVPDTHLWWYNAGPALKLTFLTLLRNIPAFSPVLLLATSDVRHSDLPEEIQKLFNKEFGEVCNIEVPGRAERAAFFEDLILNQVGKPPVKKTVDQTLEVLPVAPAAEPQKPQEEEVGMLEEEEEDTLRELRIFLRDITHRLATDRRFREFAKPVDPQKVPDYATRIKEPMDLSTVLTQIDSRQYLTAGDYLKDIDLICNNALEYYPDQRSTDCHRAYVLQNTAYSMVRNEMDTEFGRLCEQIKESREKRGRTSPAWSPWDDSKSPQQNPATEDDKPEEESNENEEMTAAPVDASTPISNGASERKRRRNNCARAAAKRSSQFDKENRVPTDDQNNSDEEEFVDKHVSDICQVKLNTEKESAKLCGYSTPRWGTITNGNPSSNDSWAFQAVTPERSWEEDQQQISDENPVQVPTETDYIVIVDRYELKKLLCFVTKITKGFDVYHLEKVYGVINQCIYNHREDYDKTDLVEVTFVLNSSTFCHCYAVFVCSGISWLFSIALYCLGVCAQTTTTVRLLPFSLEDVYPSCKTIVIFGIIVGSFCRKKLELEDNGSTHTALSKQLTLICQ, from the exons ATGgtgatttttcccctcctgtatCCAGAAGTTTTTCAGCGGTTCAATATTCAGTCCCCCAG AGGCTGTCTATTTTATGGCCCCCCAGGAACAGGGAAGACACTAGTTGCTCGTGCACTTGCCAATGAATATAGCCgaagtgacagaaaaataacattttttatgaGAAGTGCTTCGGACTGCATGAGAAAATACGTGGGGGAATCAGAACGCCAACTTCGTGTGTTATTTGAACAG GCCTATCAGATGCGAccttcaattattttctttgacgAGATAGATGGTCTCGCTCCTGTGCGCTCCAGTAAACAAGACCACATTCATAG ttCCATTGTTTCAACTCTTCCGACGCTTCTAGACGGCACTGTTAACAGAGGGGAGATCGTGGTAATTGGAGCTACCAACAGACTGGATTCTATAGATCCTGCTTTACGAAGACCAGGACGCTTTGACAGAGAGTTCCTCTTCAACTTGCCAAATAAAGAG gctagaaaagaaattttcaagattCATACTCGTGACTGGACCCCTAAGCCACCGGACATGTTGCTTGATGAACTAGCTGAGAAATGCATTG gatACTGTGGTGCAGATATCAAATCCCTGTGTACTgaagctgctctgtgctctctACGTCGATGCTATCCTCAGATTTATGCAAGTAGGGAGAAATTGCAACTAGACGttaattctattaaaataaaagcaaaggactTTTTCATGGCTCCGAAGAAGGTTGTTCCGGCATCAAACAGGATCGAGGCTTCACCCGTACAAGCACTATCACCCATTTTCAAGccactttttaaaagatcagtAGCGAATATTTTACAAGTTGTGCATAAGATCTTCCCGCAGGCACAGCTAGTGCTAAAGGAGGACCGACAGCAAG ACCATTTAAATCCTATTTTACAAGATGGTATGTTCGACAGTGATGACGATGCATCCTTGGTTTCTGGAGATGAATTCAAAGATGGAATGCCTGACGGACCAGAGAAAAAACTCCTCTGTTTCAGCAG GAGTGCTTTCTGCGAACCAACATCATGCCGGCCCTGTCTGCTAATAGTAGGAAAAGAAGGGTACGGCCAGGTTTCTTACGTGGCACCAGCGGTGTTGCACGCTTTGGAGAAGTTTCCCGTTCACACCCTGgacctttctgttctgcttacaAACGTTGCACCGCCAGAAGAAATCTGCGGACAg CTGATCCGAAATGCTCAGAAGACAGCACCAAGCATAATTTATGTCCCAGATACCCATTTATGGTGGTACAACGCTGGACCTGCCTTGAAACTTACTTTTCTAACTCTGCTACGTAATATTCCAGCATTTTCGCCAGTTTTGCTGCTTGCTACGTCTGATGTACGTCACTCAGATCTCCCAGAAGAG atccaaaaattatttaataaggaATTTGGAGAAGTGTGCAATATTGAGGTGCCTGGTAGGGCAGAGAGAGCAGCTTTTTTTGAGGACCTAATTCTAAATCAAGTGGGTAAGCctcctgtaaagaaaacag TTGATCAGACATTGGAAGTCCTGCCTGTagcaccagcagctgagccTCAGAAGCCACAAGAGGAAGAAGtagggatgctggaggaggaagaggaggatacCTTGCGTGAACTTAGAATTTTCTTGAGGGACATTACTCACAGACTTGCCACTGACAGACGTTTCAGGGAATTTGCAAAGCCCGTTGACCCACAGAAG GTACCTGACTATGCCACAAGGATTAAAGAGCCGATGGATCTTTCAACAGTTCTGACTCAAATTGACTCACGCCAGTACCTCACTGCAGGAGACTATCTGAAGGACATCGATCTAATCTGTAACAATGCCTTAGAGTACTACCCGGATCAAAGATCTACAG ATTGTCACAGAGCCTATGTTTTGCAAAACACTGCATATTCAATGGTGAGGAACGAAATGGATACAGAGTTTGGACGACTTTGTGAACAAATTAAAGAATCTCGTGAGAAAAGAG GTCGCACCTCTCCAGCGTGGTCTCCATGGGACGACTCCAAGTCACCACAGCAGAACCCTGCTACTGAAGATGACAAACCAGAGGAAGAGAGTAATGAAAATGAGGAGATGACAGCGGCACCTGTAGATGCCAGTACACCCATTTCTAATG GTGCGTCAGAAAGAAAGCGCAGAAGGAACAACTGTGCGCGTGCTGCAGCAAAGAGGAGTTCTCAATTCGATAAAGAGAACAGAGTACCAACAGATGACCAAAACAATAGTGATGAAGAAGAGTTTGTGGACAAACATGTTTCTGACATATGTCAAGTTAAACTtaacactgaaaaggaaagtgCTAAGCTTTGTGGATATTCAACACCAAGATGGGGAACTATAACTAATGGAAATCCAAGTTCAAATG ATTCCTGGGCATTTCAAGCAGTGACTCCTGAACGTTCTTGGGAAGAAGACCAGCAACAGATAAGTGATGAGAACCCTGTACAAGTTCCTACAGAGACAGACTACATAGTTATCGTGGATCGCTATGAGCTCAAA AAACTGTTATGCTTTGTCACTAAGATAACGAAGGGATTTGACGTTTATCACCTGGAAAAAGTATATGGCGTCATTAATCAGTGTATTTACAACCATAGAGAAGACTACGACAAAACCGATTTGGTGGAGGtaacttttgttttgaattctagCACTTTCTGTCACTGTTACGCAGTATTTGTGTGTTCTGGGATATCGTGGTTGTTTAGCATTGCTCTTTACTGCTTAGGTGTCTGTGCacagacaacaacaacagtaCGACTTCTCCCTTTCAGTCTGGAAGACGTTTATCCATCTTGCAAAACCATTGTTATATTTGGCATAATTGTTGgcagtttctgcaggaaaaagcttGAACTTGAAGACAATGGGTCCACCCACACAGCCCTTTCAAAGCAGTTAACTTTAATCTGTCAGTAG